The Leptospira sp. WS39.C2 genome contains a region encoding:
- a CDS encoding TolC family protein: MGLSTVKANGHFLWEDCIWIGLERNAQFKLEKTKSELFPILLREKWKQYLPKLGVHYFGIFSRNREQMDQEYRDVRLQIQQLLYDGGETEREKQKIEIKQLIQSEEKKILREKIIQNISLAYLNLNKRILIESIYDLRLERYQLEIKKRNLEIQTNLIPHSEKNSMKQWEVDFIAKRIHIQIQKENAYLELKSSMFLDPNDQLGLEPGITERIEIFPPTNSPIEVDSNHPIRKKNRLQMELAQIEEEAVQNDWKPKLVLGGYFGKNGNYGFPLQNEIYGVSLGFQTNLGGSSFNSNTQNGFQSDGNGIQRIPGYGPQAVGPGENAFQSGSFGFFDENGREKKRFDSRFSKLQTHLEKEQSELQLKNVSKSIELKLVEEYQKYNLYLEFVNSAFQGLEQKREEKKLHLITEIEYLKSEEEVFISFEHLIEHYFNYISYSLELVILLGEDPFSNRYYRLHNRKYQSVFTNLLILWKDQYPKEKWKELEPKLKKQTPFFLEDSNEIR, from the coding sequence TTGGGACTTTCTACGGTAAAGGCAAATGGCCATTTCCTCTGGGAAGATTGTATTTGGATCGGTCTTGAACGAAATGCCCAATTCAAATTAGAGAAAACAAAATCAGAATTATTCCCGATTTTACTCCGCGAAAAGTGGAAACAATACCTTCCTAAATTAGGAGTTCATTATTTTGGAATTTTCTCACGCAACAGAGAACAAATGGACCAAGAATACCGTGATGTGAGACTCCAAATCCAACAATTATTATATGATGGTGGTGAAACAGAAAGGGAAAAACAAAAAATAGAAATCAAACAACTCATCCAATCAGAGGAAAAAAAAATCCTTCGGGAAAAAATCATCCAAAATATTTCATTAGCATATTTGAATTTAAACAAACGTATTTTGATAGAATCAATCTATGACCTAAGATTGGAACGATACCAATTAGAAATCAAAAAACGCAATTTAGAAATCCAAACAAATCTCATTCCTCATTCTGAAAAAAATTCCATGAAACAATGGGAAGTGGATTTTATTGCAAAACGGATTCACATCCAAATCCAAAAAGAAAATGCATATTTGGAATTGAAATCTTCTATGTTTCTCGATCCAAACGATCAGTTGGGATTAGAACCTGGGATAACGGAAAGGATTGAAATTTTTCCTCCCACAAATTCTCCTATTGAAGTTGATTCGAACCACCCCATCCGGAAAAAAAATCGATTGCAGATGGAGCTGGCTCAAATTGAAGAAGAAGCAGTCCAAAACGATTGGAAACCTAAACTTGTATTAGGTGGTTATTTTGGAAAAAATGGCAATTATGGTTTCCCCCTTCAAAATGAAATTTATGGAGTGAGTTTGGGATTCCAAACCAATCTTGGTGGTTCTAGTTTTAATTCAAATACACAAAATGGATTCCAATCTGATGGGAATGGAATCCAGAGGATTCCTGGTTATGGTCCCCAAGCGGTTGGACCTGGGGAAAATGCCTTCCAAAGTGGATCATTTGGATTCTTTGATGAAAATGGCCGTGAAAAAAAACGATTTGATTCTCGTTTTTCCAAACTGCAAACACATCTGGAAAAGGAACAATCGGAACTTCAGCTAAAAAATGTTTCCAAGTCCATTGAATTAAAGTTAGTTGAAGAATATCAAAAATATAATTTATATTTAGAATTTGTAAATTCTGCATTCCAAGGTTTAGAACAAAAAAGAGAAGAAAAAAAATTACACCTAATTACTGAAATCGAATATTTGAAATCTGAAGAGGAAGTTTTTATTTCATTCGAACATCTAATAGAACATTATTTTAATTATATTTCTTATTCTTTGGAATTGGTGATTTTATTAGGTGAGGATCCTTTTTCAAATCGTTATTACCGATTACACAATCGTAAATACCAAAGTGTTTTCACAAATCTCTTGATCCTTTGGAAAGACCAATACCCAAAAGAAAAATGGAAAGAGCTAGAACCAAAACTTAAAAAACAAACCCCATTCTTTCTGGAGGATTCGAATGAAATCCGTTAA
- a CDS encoding Ig-like domain-containing protein: MKSVKCCFCLIGILNFESCNSEIGSTKDLMSLFVNEDSPKVISFSPGSGENKVSPKTTISILWNQPMEIQSCVSAFSLDPNTKGNFETTDLSLKFIPNQNLMPGGYVIRLTKQCENKNGKDLDRVYSIPFSVIEENTPSPPMVESFLISNGNSEECLSGGNIVNRILEAVGSACVGIPDPSPMTIIFSKDMNQTEVQLGLRFEPNASFQLIWVNPKEVQIRFDDYLQDLTRYQMILASGVSALDGTKINQPIRLDFYMGEGDKSPEVIGFGLSSQNCSLGVQELGSLTGARWDSNTCFWSQGQAILSPHEYQFRGGDDGTGEINSSASCADILTDNFKIFFDQYVDPISVISSSRLVKISPPSSNVRLSTWEWSHCQTVYPFGCREVSYSFSESEASCNGNLFGNNLTGGDFNLASSIHAPNFYPYYEFRLDTEVRSVTGKRMVSPFVIQMEAK; this comes from the coding sequence ATGAAATCCGTTAAATGTTGTTTTTGTCTGATTGGAATTTTGAATTTCGAAAGTTGTAATTCCGAAATTGGTTCTACTAAAGATTTGATGAGTTTGTTTGTTAACGAAGACTCCCCAAAAGTGATTTCTTTCTCACCCGGTTCCGGTGAAAATAAAGTCTCACCTAAAACAACAATTTCCATCCTATGGAACCAACCAATGGAAATCCAATCCTGTGTTTCCGCTTTTTCACTTGATCCCAATACCAAAGGGAATTTTGAAACAACTGACTTATCTTTAAAATTTATTCCGAACCAAAATTTAATGCCAGGAGGTTATGTGATTCGGCTTACAAAACAATGTGAAAACAAAAATGGCAAAGACTTAGATCGCGTTTATTCAATTCCATTTTCTGTAATAGAAGAAAACACTCCTTCTCCACCAATGGTAGAATCTTTTTTGATATCAAATGGAAATTCCGAAGAATGTTTGTCAGGTGGGAATATAGTGAATCGAATATTAGAAGCTGTTGGATCTGCATGTGTTGGCATTCCAGACCCAAGTCCAATGACCATCATCTTTTCCAAAGATATGAACCAAACAGAAGTTCAGTTAGGACTTAGGTTTGAACCGAATGCCAGTTTCCAATTGATATGGGTAAATCCGAAAGAAGTCCAAATTCGTTTTGATGATTACTTACAAGACCTAACTCGCTACCAAATGATTCTGGCATCTGGTGTTTCAGCACTTGATGGGACCAAAATAAACCAACCAATACGACTGGATTTTTATATGGGTGAAGGAGATAAATCTCCAGAGGTAATTGGATTTGGTCTTTCCTCACAAAATTGTAGTTTAGGAGTCCAGGAATTGGGTAGTCTCACGGGTGCTCGTTGGGATTCCAATACCTGTTTTTGGAGCCAAGGCCAAGCTATCTTAAGCCCGCATGAATACCAATTTCGGGGTGGTGATGATGGAACCGGAGAAATCAATAGTTCTGCTTCCTGCGCTGACATTCTCACAGACAATTTTAAAATCTTTTTTGATCAATATGTAGATCCTATTTCCGTCATTTCTTCAAGTCGGTTAGTAAAAATTTCACCTCCTTCAAGTAACGTCCGTTTGTCTACGTGGGAATGGAGCCATTGCCAAACGGTTTACCCATTTGGGTGTAGAGAAGTTAGTTATTCTTTTTCTGAAAGTGAAGCAAGTTGTAATGGTAATTTGTTTGGAAATAATCTAACAGGTGGTGATTTTAATTTAGCATCTTCTATACATGCCCCCAATTTTTATCCCTACTACGAATTCCGTCTGGACACCGAAGTTCGTTCTGTGACAGGGAAACGTATGGTTTCTCCTTTTGTTATCCAAATGGAGGCTAAATGA